The genomic stretch TTTATTTCCTAATATAGATGAGGCATAAGGGTGAAGCCCATATAAAGTTTGATAGAAGGTTTTAATAGCAATCGCACTAGGTGTTTGTGCTTCTTGTTGTAGGGCGATTAACATTTGTTTTTTTATTCGATTAATAGCTGGTTCGGGGAATTTGGCATCCTTAAGTAAAATAGAAAAGGTGCTCAATGCTGGATTGAAGAATTGTGGAGCACTAAGTGAACGTAGATTTAAGACGGTCATATCTTGATTAACGCCAGCACTATAATGAGCTCCGACGGCTTCAAAACGATTGGCAATTTGATCTACATTCAAATTTTGCGTGCCTTGATCTAGCATTTGTGCGGTAAATTGAGCAATTCCAGGGGAATTATTATCTTGAGCAGAACCAGCATGAAACAATACGCCGATATCTATAATGGGTATTTCGTTTTTAGCAACAAAATAAACCGGTACACCATTTTTTGTAGACCAATGTTCAATTTTTAGAATAGCGTGTGAAGTTTCTGCTTGCGTAGTATCAGTAATAAATAGTGATAAGAAAGCCAAAAAATAAAAGAAAGATTTAATGTGCATGTTTAGATCCTATAACTGATAAAGTATTAGAGTTTGGATCAGTTGAATTCATGGGTAAGGGGATTAAGTAAGCAATAATCAAATGAGAAGCAAGCAAATATTTATTGGCTACAGTTTGTATTTGACGTGGCGTGATAGCATTAATATGTTTTAGATAGTCTCGTTGTATTTGCCAGGGCAAGTTAATCGCAGCTAAACTTCCAAGTTCATACGCTTGTGCAGTTATAGAATCTTCGCGGTATATTTTATCGGCAGCTATTTGTGCTTTTGCGCGTGCCAATTCTTCAGTATTGACACTAAAGATTTGTAATTGCTTGATTTGCTTCAATAAGCTTGATTCAAGTTCCGATAATGTGTGTCCAGGTGTTGGTGTGGCTTGCAACAAAAACAAGCTATCTAAGCGACTTATAGGATTGTAAAATGCATTAGCATCAGCAGCTATTTGTTGGTTTCTGATAAGATTTTTCGCAAAACGAGCACTATTACCTCCTGATAATAATGTTGCAATAAGATCTAAAACATACGGATCCTGACTATTGACGCCTTGTTTAATAACCGGTACGGGATAAGCCATAACCAGCCAAGGCAACTGAGCAGGCGTATGTATAATGAGACGTTTTTCCCCTAATGTTGGTAAGTCTTTTTCTGGTTTTATTTTTGGGAGAGTAATGGGTTTCAAATTGGAAAAATAAGTTTGTGCTAATTGATAAACAAAATTGGGCCTTACATCACCGACAACGACGAGTATCGCATTATTGGGTGCATACCAGGTTTCATACCATTCACGTAAATCTTCAACATGCATATTTTGTAGATCATTTTTCCAGCCGATGACGGGATGATGATAAGGGCTTGCAACAAAAGCTGCAGCATTAAGGCGTTCTAACAAAATTTCTTGGGGATTATCGTCGACGCGCATGCGCCTTTCTTCCATTACCACTTGAATT from Rickettsiella endosymbiont of Miltochrista miniata encodes the following:
- a CDS encoding pitrilysin family protein; translated protein: MFFKKIFVYFGLIFLSPLCWAGDVHEYHLKNGLTLLVKEDHRAPVVISEIWYKVGSSYEPNGITGISHALEHMMFRGTKKFGPGVLEKIVSENGGEQNAFTDSDFTAYYQKFSADKLAVSFELEADRMRNLLLRPQDFLKEIQVVMEERRMRVDDNPQEILLERLNAAAFVASPYHHPVIGWKNDLQNMHVEDLREWYETWYAPNNAILVVVGDVRPNFVYQLAQTYFSNLKPITLPKIKPEKDLPTLGEKRLIIHTPAQLPWLVMAYPVPVIKQGVNSQDPYVLDLIATLLSGGNSARFAKNLIRNQQIAADANAFYNPISRLDSLFLLQATPTPGHTLSELESSLLKQIKQLQIFSVNTEELARAKAQIAADKIYREDSITAQAYELGSLAAINLPWQIQRDYLKHINAITPRQIQTVANKYLLASHLIIAYLIPLPMNSTDPNSNTLSVIGSKHAH